From Ipomoea triloba cultivar NCNSP0323 chromosome 5, ASM357664v1, the proteins below share one genomic window:
- the LOC116020937 gene encoding geraniol 8-hydroxylase-like: protein MDFQNIIVAVVFAWTLVQALCVVSKKLPPGPFPWPVIGNLHLLGNQPHKSLARLAGKYGPVMNLKLGMINTVVISSSNMAKQALQKQDLTFSTRSCPDVVRACNHNQVSVVWLPVASKWTALRKAMNSNIFSGVKLDNNQHLRVRKIQELIIYCQNKSQVGEAVDIGRAAFRTTLNLLSNTIFSKDLTDPFSDSAKEFKELVWNIMEEAGKPNLVDYFPFLEKFDPQGSRRRMKGHFTKVLELFEDLIDERLEERKVMGSKNVDVLDSLLNITQERPEEIDRKYILHVCLDMFAAGTDTSSNTLEWIMAELLNNPNAMAKAQAELADVIGKGKPIQEADVTRLPYLQCVIKETFRMHPPVPFLIPRKVEQEVNLCGHTIPKDSQILVNLWAIGRDSSIWKNSLIFNPERFWNLEINVKGQDFELIPFGAGRRICPGFPMAMRMVPVMLGSLLNSFQWKLEDELDMEEKFGITLAKAHPLRAIPIPFK, encoded by the exons ATGGATTTCCAGAACATTATAGTTGCAGTAGTGTTTGCCTGGACTTTGGTCCAAGCCCTCTGTGTAGTAAGCAAAAAGCTTCCACCAGGGCCATTTCCATGGCCGGTCATCGGAAACCTTCACTTGCTTGGAAACCAACCCCACAAATCCCTAGCGCGGCTTGCCGGAAAATATGGTCCGGTTATGAATCTGAAGCTGGGCATGATAAACACAGTGGTTATTTCTTCGTCCAACATGGCCAAACAAGCCCTACAAAAACAAGACTTAACCTTCTCCACCCGGTCTTGCCCCGATGTCGTGAGAGCTTGCAATCACAACCAAGTCTCTGTTGTTTGGCTCCCCGTCGCCTCCAAGTGGACAGCCCTTCGAAAGGCCATGAATTCCAACATCTTTTCCGGCGTCAAGCTCGACAATAATCAGCATCTGAGAGTTAGAAAGATCCAGGAGCTGATTATTTACTGCCAAAATAAAAGTCAGGTAGGGGAAGCGGTGGATATTGGGCGTGCAGCTTTCAGGACTACCCTCAATTTGCTGTCCAACACCATTTTCTCTAAGGATTTAACCGACCCTTTCTCGGACTCTGCCAAAGAATTCAAAGAATTGGTTTGGAACATCATGGAGGAAGCTGGAAAGCCCAACCTGGTTGATTACTTTCcctttcttgaaaagtttgatcCCCAAGGTTCAAGACGTCGCATGAAAGGTCATTTCACTAAGGTGCTAGAGCTTTTCGAAGATTTGATTGATGAACGGCTGGAAGAGAGAAAAGTGATGGGCAGCAAAAATGTTGATGTATTAGATTCACTTCTTAACATCACCCAAGAAAGACCAGAGGAGATCGATAGGAAGTATATTTTGCATGTGTGCTTG GATATGTTTGCGGCGGGGACAGACACATCATCGAACACATTAGAGTGGATCATGGCGGAGCTTCTTAATAATCCAAATGCTATGGCAAAAGCTCAAGCAGAGCTGGCTGATGTTATTGGTAAAGGCAAGCCAATACAAGAAGCTGATGTTACCCGTTTGCCTTACTTGCAATGCGTCATAAAAGAGACTTTTAGAATGCACCCTCCTGTTCCATTCTTGATTCCGCGCAAAGTTGAACAGGAAGTCAACCTATGTGGACACACTATTCCTAAGGACTCACAAATTCTAGTCAACTTATGGGCAATTGGGCGTGACTCTAGTATTTGGAAAAATTCATTGATCTTCAATCCTGAGCGATTCTGGAATTTGGAAATAAATGTTAAAGGACAAGATTTTGAACTCATTCCATTTGGTGCAGGTAGAAGAATTTGTCCGGGATTTCCAATGGCAATGAGGATGGTTCCGGTAATGTTGGGCTCCTTACTAAACTCATTCCAATGGAAACTTGAAGATGAGTTAGACATGGAGGAAAAGTTTGGCATTACATTGGCTAAAGCTCATCCTCTTAGGGCTATCCCCATTCCCTTTAAATAG
- the LOC116020465 gene encoding uncharacterized protein LOC116020465 — translation MHEYMLQFNGETIMKEYRSANFPRHMYRIRSFQSLRSNPSINDKELFDLIGRVVQIHAPQQKTINGNDTRLIDFVIEDSQGNRLTYTFWDDHVAKIEPFYQSPGNEPLYVLIQCCRLKFGVRDGDVKICSSYDVTQIHFNIDCPEMQQFKESMTELSQLTPMRSIASMSSMSFTNTHDDSSTQSLELITINDLYDTEDFGDFWIAARVNGVEKPSDWFYISCPKKGCNKALKLSEGVNKCFKCNEIPDGSVRKYKLRVRVVDMKGTASFLIWDRECVDLLGIAAEDLYERNLNNLGHIKEIYELKGRTMLFKISAKKEHFVRRNIPFPVVKINTDQLLLQQLCPDLLALEENDFNSEGPISEGDDKFLEGFESDEGESPVALLAPTSSTDCTTDGPVKRCLLDSFSSTKGGKKVKQCHVNLVTIVYDSYVLFLVLVSVLNCTPNFAIGYDLRSKGRRCKAETLFLVLLSVLNCTPNFPIGYDSRSKGRRCKAETLSKVGALL, via the exons ATGCATGAATACATGTTGCAATTCAATGGTGAGACTATTATGAAAGAATATAGGTCTGCAAATTTCCCTAGACACATGTACAGAATCAGGTCATTCCAAAGTTTGAGGAGTAACCCAAGCATAAATGACAAAGAGCTGTTTG ATTTGATTGGTCGAGTTGTTCAAATACATGCTCCACAACAGAAGACCATCAATGGCAATGATACTAGACTAATTGATTTTGTTATAGAAGATTCACA GGGTAATCGTTTAACCTATACTTTTTGGGATGACCATGTTGCAAAAATTGAGCCTTTCTATCAATCTCCTGGTAATGAGCCTCTGTATGTGCTGATCCAGTGCTGTAGACTGAAATTTGGTGTTAGAG ATGGTGATGTAAAAATCTGCTCCTCCTATGATGTCACTCAAATTCACTTTAATATTGATTGTCCTGAAATGCAGCAGTTTAAAGAAAG TATGACAGAGCTGTCCCAGCTTACACCCATGAGGAGTATAGCTTCCATGTCTAGCATGAGTTTCACAAACACTCATGATGATTCGAGCACTCAATCGCTGGAGCTCATTACTATTAATGATCTCTACGACACTGAAGAT tTTGGTGACTTTTGGATAGCTGCAAGGGTAAATGGTGTGGAAAAACCAAGTGATTGGTTTTATATTTCCTGTCCTAAGAAGGGTTGCAATAAAGCACTCAAACTTTCTGAGGGTGTCAATAAGTGTTTCAAATGTAATGAAATCCCTGATGGTAGTGTTAGAAAGTATAAACTCAGAGTGCGTGTAGTTGACATGAAGGGTACTGCATCCTTTTTGATATGGGATAGGGAATGCGTTGATTTGCTAGGTATTGCAGCAGAAGACCTATATGAAAGGAATTTGAAT AACCTTGGACACATAAAGGAGATATATGAACTCAAAGGGAGGACAATGCTTTTCAAGATTTCAGCAAAGAAGGAACACTTTGTTCGTCGTAATATCCCATTTCCTGTAGTGAAAATTAACACTGACCAGTTACTGCTGCAACAACTCTGCCCTGATCTTCTAGCTTTAGAAGAAAATGACTTTAACTCTGAAGGCCCTATAAGCGAGGGGGATGATAAATTTTTGGAG GGGTTTGAGAGTGATGAGGGGGAGAGTCCTGTTGCTCTGTTGGCTCCAACGAGTAGTACAGATTGTACTACTGATGGACCAGTCAAGCGTTGTTTGCTTGATTCATTCTCCTCAACCAAGGGTGGAAAGAAAGTGAAGCAATGCCATGTCAA TTTGGTTACTATTGTGTATGACAGTTATGTTTTGTTTCTGGTGTTGGTTTCTGTTTTAAACTGTACCCCGAATTTCGCTATTGGTTAT GATTTGAGGTCTAAGGGCAGGAGATGTAAAGCAGAAACTTTGTTTCTAGTGTTGCTTTCTGTTTTAAACTGTACCCCGAATTTCCCTATTGGTTAT GATTCAAGATCTAAGGGCAGGAGATGTAAAGCAGAAACTTTGAGCAAAGTTGGAGCACTGCTATAA